CTCCTAAATTTAACAACTCACTGCTCAAATTACCAATCTTTTCTATATGTATCTTTGTAGTATTATTTTTATTAATTTTACCTTCTTTAACAAAATACTTTGCAATATCTAAGAATGATTCTCTGAAGCTTTCAAGTTCAGTAGTATAATCTAGTGGCATAATAAATTCAAATAACTCTTTATCTTCTTTTAATTCCATCATTAAAGGACTTAAATCAGTTTCACAATGCTTAACTTGATAAGGAACAATAGAATACATTTTATCCCAATATAATAATCTTTTCATTAACCAATCTGATTCTGGTATATTAATATATGGATAATATAAAGCATTTTCTCTCATTTACTTTCCTTCTTTTATATCTTTTATTTCTACTATTGCTCTTTTACCTATTTCAATAATTTTAATATCTTCTTTAAAGCCTTTTAGTATCTCATCAAATTTATCTCTTTGATTATCTGCAACATCTTCAAAAGATGCAAAAACTAAACTTTGACAATTCAATTTACTAAGTTTTTTAAATAATGCTGTTTGACTTGATTCTGTCATAGCATGTTGTGCAGGTTCATCAAATAAAAACAATCCTAAATGATTTCCATTTTTTACAGATGAAACCTCATATAAAGAAATTAAATATGCCCATAGTGATCTTACAAAATCACTTGCAGAAGAATTATATTTTATCGGTTGAGGAGCATCATCTCCAATTTTAACCATTGGAAAATATTTTGAAGGATCTTTTTTCGCAATCCATATTTGGTCTTCTCTTTTACTACCATAAATAAACTCTTTTAATAATAGTTTAAAATTATCCTCTAACATTTTCAATTTCTTATTATCCTCTAAAGACATTTCATAAGGTTCTTTAGTTTTTTCATTTGCATCCCATTTTTCAGCAATTTCTTTTAATTCAATATATAATTCAATTAACTCTTTGTTTATTGAATTTAATCTAGTAATCTTATTTTCAATGTTTACAAGCTCTTTCATAGTAGCTAAAGAAGGTAGATTTTTATCACTTACAAAATCTTTTTCAAGATAACTAATAATCTCTTTATCTACTTCGTATTCTTCTTTTAATTGATTGTAATATTTTTCTTCATTATCTATTTCTTTTTCTAAAACACTAATATATGTTTTTAGAATTTCATCTTGTGACTTTAAGTAGTCTTTATTTTCTTGTAATCCCATAACTTGGATATGTTTATAAAGTGTAGGAGAAATTGGATTTTCACAAGTTGGACAAATTCCTTCAAAAGCTTTTATTGTATTATCTGCACCCTTTGTGTAATTTCTAATTTTCAATAGATCAGTTAATTCATCCATCTCATTTGATAACTTATTCTTTTCTTTTTTTAAACTATCTAATTCATTTTTTTTGACTTTAATTACACCTTCAAAGTTTAATAAACTATCTAATGATTTTTTTAATTTAGTATTCAATTTTATAATTTTTGCTTCTATATCACTCTTTGGAGTATCAATATTAGACTCAATTTTCTTTTTTTCTTCTTCTAATAATTTTTTATAGTTTTCTAAAGTAACACTTTCTTCATTAACTTTAAAATATATTGTATATTTACTTTGGGCTAATGATTCTAAACCTCTAACTTCATCAGGAAATCTATCAAAAACACCAGAAATTAAATTAACTTTATCTTTTATAATATTAACTTTTTTATCCCAATTTAAACTAATTTCTTTCTTTTTATCTTCATATTTATTTTTTGCTTTTTCATATTCAAATGTACTCAAATTTAAAATATATTCAACATTTCTTTTTTTTGCATCTTTAATACCAAAATATGGAATTGTTGCAAAAAAATCTGTCCATCCAGTTATCTGTTCAATAAAACAAGATGTAAAAATTGTCTGCAAATATAATTTACATTCCCCACCATCATTCTTTGGTACAATCGGTAAATTTAAACCTAAAAAACTCTCAAAATATGTAAAAAAACCCTTTTTATGTTGAGCAGAATTTGGGTCATGTAAGAAATAAGGTTCAATATTTTCACCATCTGTAACTTGAATAATTCTAGGTTCTATATCATAATGCTTAACAAATCTTTTTAATAATATGCTTTTTCCTGATAAGTTCAATACTTCCAATGTTACAGAAGATGTTTTAATATCTAAATCTATACCTTTATTGTAGGGTACTTGATTTTTTAATATTGAATCAATTGCAACAGTATTTTTACCACCTAATAGTTCTTCCATTCCTAATGCATAAAATATTGCAGATGCAATTGTACTTTTACCAGAATGGTTATCACCCTTTATGATATTTAATCCTTCTATAGAAAATTCAATTTCTCTACCAAATTTTTTATCGGCTGTTTCAATTTCAATATTTAACTTTTTGATTCTTAACATTTTAACTCCACAAACTTTTTAACTTATCTACATTTTTATCAGTTAATTTTTTCCCAATATTTTTTAAAAACTCTTGTTCTACATTAAAAATATCTAACTTAATTATATTCTTTACGAATTTTGAACCAACATCAGTGAGTAAATATTTTTTTCCATCAAAACTACATAACTTATCATTTATCATAAAAGTCAAGACAGAATTATTTTTAATATCGATAGTCCATAATCCTATTGATTCTTCACAATCATTACTAATACTATTTAATAAATTTGCTTGTCTAGATTTATCTTTAAAACACCATAATAAAAGATGTATTTTTAATAGTGAAATTTTTTTGTCAGAACCTGCTCCAGTATAATTCATAATTAGCAAAATCATTACTTCTATGTATATTATTCTTGAATTTGTTTCTATGTCAATAGGTTTTTTTGTTACTTCAAATCTCATTATATGTCCTCAACAACAAAATTAATATTGCAATCTAATAACCATTTTGACATAACATATCCTGATAATTTATCTAATAAGCTATTTGTTATAAACTCAAATTCATTATTTATAGATTCTTTTATGTAAGATAAAAGTTCAATAATTCTTGTTTGACCTATATATTTTGTTTCTATTGAATCACTATAATTTGACTCTATATATTCCAACATATTTTCTAAAAGATGTAACCAACTATCTTTAAATTTAGTATGAATAACTGTAAGTTCATCAATAACTATTTCACCATTTAAGTATTGCTCAATACGAAGTTTATTTTTTTTAAATACATCAATTTGAGGAAAAATTGTTTCATGTTTTCTATTTAAATGATTAAAATTTATATTTTCTTTTTCTTTAAAATTATTCAATTCATCTTGTGTGATTTTAATTTTATCTTTTTTCATTTGTTCTGTAATATCTTCAATGGTTTTAAATTCATCAAATTCAATATTAAATAAGTTAGATTTATATAAATCAATTAGAGTATTTGCTTTAGCACCATTAAAAACACCCGATGAATTTAAAAGTTCATTTATACATCCAACAATATATAACTTATTATATTGTTCGAAAAAAACACCACTTCCAGACAAGCCATTAATATTATCTATTGCGTCATCTGCTGAACTATCATCATTCATATTATTTATCTTTAAAGTAATTGATGTAGTAGTTCTTTGATCACAAGTTACATCATTAAATGGATGAGAATTATTTCCACCATTAATTGCTTCAGGGAAACCTCTTAAATAATATTTTTTATCATAATGTGCTTTATCTAAAACTACTAATTTAGGTAATTCAAAATTTAGATTATCAATTTTTAATAAAGCTAATGTATTTAAGCTTTCAATATTTAATATAGAAATATTAGTTCCAGTGAAATCTTCAACAATTAAATTTTCTATTTTTGTTTTGTAATCTGCATTCTTACCAAAAATCGTATGATGTACTGTAATTACATAAAATTCATTATTACTTTGTAAAATTACACCTGTTCCAACCTCACTTGAATTATCAATTTTTAATGTAATTTTAACAGTAAGCATTTCAACTTTATCAATAACATGTTTATTATTAGGCATATTTATTCCTCTAGCTCAAAAATATTTTTATCAAATACACATTCACAGTTATATTTTTCTTCTTCCTCTTTTGTTAATAATCTTACTTTCTTTGATTCATATTGCTCTCTTGGATAGTTAAAATATAAATATATCTTTTGATTTACATCTCTTCCTTTATTGCATAATATTCGAGCAATTGTTTGTATGTGTGGGTTTTGATCTGTTCCATTTGTTGAAAATATAAAATGATTACAGTTAACCAATTCCAAAAACTCTATACTTGTATTATATTTACTTCCATGATGTGATAATTTAATATAATCTATTTTAAATTTTTTATTTGAAGAATAACCATTATTTTTTAATGTATTTACAATAACACTATTTTTTGCATCTCCTAAAAATAAAATACAAATATCTTTATATTTAACTTCAAAAGCTAAGCTACTCCAATTTGCAATATCATTTTTATAGTTTACTTCTTCAAATTTATCATTTGCTATTTCATCTAAATTTCTATTGTCAATTTTTTTAGAGGATGTCATTAGTGTACTTTTTTGTTCTTTTTCAATTTCTGACCAATTTTTTTCTAACTGAATTAAAGATTCTATACTAGGAGATAAAAATTCAACTGTAAAATCATTATCTATCCGTTTAGAACCAATAATTACTGGTACATCATTTACTTTTATATTTTGTTTTTTTAAGTGTTCTACTAAGTTTATTCCATCTGAAATAGAAATTAAATTCGAATTATTCTTTTTAATTAAATTTGCTGAATTAAAAATGACTTCTTTTAGTTTTATAGAATTTTTACTACTAAGAAGTTTATTAATTCCTCCTATATGATCTCTATCTATATGGGTTACAATTATTAAGTCTAATTGGTTTAAACCCGCTATTATATGTTTGATTTCTTTTGTATAAATTTCACCTACACCACCATCTATTAAAATATATTTTTCACTATTGCCACTTTTATATCTTATTAAAATTGAATCTCCACTACCTGCTTTCAAAATATTTACTTGAAACATTATTTATTCCTGCTCTTAATAAATTTCTTTAACTCTTATTTGTTATTTTAGAGTTGTTTCATTAATAAAATATACCTTATAGTTATTTTAAGAAAACATTATACCTATCAAATGCCTCTTTTGTGACTCTTTTTTTATTTTTTATAAAAATTATTGATTTATATATTCACTCAGCATATTATTTAACTTTGTTTGCAAGTATTGAGGTGAAACAATTTTAATATGTGGTAACCAATATTTCACAACTCTTAATATCTCATCATCATAAGAAACTATAGTAGAAATTATAAAATACTCGT
The genomic region above belongs to Arcobacter ellisii and contains:
- a CDS encoding ComEC/Rec2 family competence protein, which produces MFQVNILKAGSGDSILIRYKSGNSEKYILIDGGVGEIYTKEIKHIIAGLNQLDLIIVTHIDRDHIGGINKLLSSKNSIKLKEVIFNSANLIKKNNSNLISISDGINLVEHLKKQNIKVNDVPVIIGSKRIDNDFTVEFLSPSIESLIQLEKNWSEIEKEQKSTLMTSSKKIDNRNLDEIANDKFEEVNYKNDIANWSSLAFEVKYKDICILFLGDAKNSVIVNTLKNNGYSSNKKFKIDYIKLSHHGSKYNTSIEFLELVNCNHFIFSTNGTDQNPHIQTIARILCNKGRDVNQKIYLYFNYPREQYESKKVRLLTKEEEEKYNCECVFDKNIFELEE